ATCCTGTGTTTGGCTAATATGTTGAGCTTGTCCACATGTTGGCAGCATCTTCGCATGTGTCTACCATAACTCGAATCTCCTATCAGAAACTGCAAGCAATTAGTGAAGTACTCAAAAATGCGTTCACAAACGGTGGAAGCAGCATCAGCAGGAAGCAGTACTTCTGTCGCTTCAGCTACAAAAACCCGAGACATCAATGACAGTACTACTAGGATTATACCACCCACAATGCTGCGAGACATGGTCATTGTACGTGGTGGACTAAGGTTGATTTTTTGTTGGGtgttttgaatttgatttaTAAGAACCAGAACTAAGGGGGTACTAAACTGTGACTGTGTCAATGGTTTTAGTTGCATGCTACATTTATGTTCCTTAAATTCATGAAAACCGTTGAATTCTACACTTAGCTTCAACGAAAGCAAAGCTCTGTTTCTTGATCTGTACGCAATGATAATAATAGTTTTCACTGTATGTTTGTGTTGTATATTTTGCAGATCCCGCAAGCTACTATGCTTTCCATGATTTCTTGAATATGAATGGGGTGGTGGCATAAAGAAAGGGATCAAAAAGTCATGAACTTGTGTCACACGGCAGAGGTATGAGTCAGAGAGCCAGGGGATTAAGATTTATCATTTTTGTCACATCAATAAAATTGAGTCGCgttaatttaaacaaaacaTAAATATTACAGTCATAACCAATTTTTAAACGATATAACACAGCTTTATGGGTGGTGGAATAGCTGAGACACTAAATAGAGGAAAAAATTCAATCTCAGCTAAATATGGATCAAAATCTTTTATCTCAAATAGTGTCACATTGTCTCATTATCATGTCTTAACAAATGAAATTATGTCATGTTAATTGAAAATGTAAATTATGCCATTCATAATATTACATTATTTTAATTGACAGCATGTAGCACAAATAATGTTTGATATGCCAAACATGTTGGTgagcttatatatatatatggaaagGGACTATTTAGTCATGAACTTGTGTCACACGGTAGAGGCATGTGCAATAAACATGGGTGATACTATATTGGCACAACATTCCAGGGATTTCAATCCCAAAAAATACCCAATAATTTTTTAACATTCATACCCAGTTGGCCTTTTGTTTTGTGTAACATTCTTTACTGATAATTCAGCGTAAAGGATTAGTAAAATGAagattattttgattttcaCATGATGGATATTTATCTGTTTCTTCTCTGCCCTCCACCCCAACCAACTATTGGATGTTTAGTGGTTATTATGCACAGAAAAACGTGACAACTACTTCTTAACAACTGCATTATTAGGTTATGATGAATGTTCTGGTGATGGTTGGCATACCATTATTTGTGATTTCTCATGACTAAAACAATACTCTGTTTAATTGAGTAATCCCTTCCTCCCTTTTATATGTGTTAGTGTAAAAACAGTCAActggaaaatgaatattttgtttttgttttatctTTGCACAAATATCTTCAAAGAATACAATCATATTTAAGACAGAAACATTTACATTATGATGAAATTAGCTATCATAATTTAAGTTTTTTCTATACATAAAACTCAAACTTCAAATCTTGCTTAacgaaaaatcacaaaactcaaaCTCAAGTCTTTTCATACTTGTGCAAGTGTCCCTCTTTTTATGGTGCGCGTATATAGATAGCACAAGTAAAATTGAACTCAATTTTAGTATTCCTTAAAACACTACATATTGCACCTGATTTATATACTGAAGTTTGACTAGACCCAATTGAGTTTGGATGGTGCCATATGGACTAGACAACACCACTCATTCATCAATTAATCAGGTAGGTACTAGGTATTATGTCAAAACTCAACTGCCAGGAGTATTTAGCTGGTAAGCATGAAACTAATTGGAGATTTCCCCATTGGCGATGGATAGACACACATATAACCACAAAATAGGAGATGATCAGTGGATTATTTGAATAATCCATCATCCattacaaataaaaataaaaaatgacatgACTTTGTGTCCACATATTTGTTGGGGAAGACAGGGGAGTCCATGGGCCAAGGAgtaagacaccaagagatcttggacgccacatcttaacccaaaaccttaaggcattaggtttatgggtcacatcttttataaagtcttctcctcacccacacttaaccaatgtgagactccaactccgcacttgaattctcaacaatctccccctcaagttcgagtcacctccacattatcatggcccccctccgcggaagcttatccactcttgcaccgccgttcgcttcaccgcgtcaacggaacccgccgcctagccacaccgctaggaagactttcgacacaaggagtcgtaaccatggctacaccaaccatcagctctgataccacttgttggggttgattgtcaagtcccacattgcccaagcttctaaaataaagaaggaggttaaaaattagctattggagaagtctcacatcgcttagtgtggtgaaacaagggggagaccaaggctatatattggacctatgttctttgtttttagattcAGTAtcactttaagcttatatctgacttagtttaatattttctttgtgagagtgtggttgtactgggacattggggtgagagtgagagaagtctatgtgttgtaacaattttcacatagtgatatttctctggttgtcggtttagacaacggtcgtggttttttctccggttttggagtttccacgtaattttcttgtgttgtgattgtgttttatttttcttcagctttgttgtttcccaacagtggtatcaagagcttcGGTTCGATGAGATATCACAATTCTTAGTATGCTATGTGGTTGCAGAATTACCTGATCTTCCACACCAGAAAAGAAGTGTGATATTGTGaaggtgctgaagaagaagTTTGCAGCTGCTATGTCTTACTTGAGCGCTATGAAGTTTGACATAGAgaagtttgatggaagaatcaaCTTTGGCTTGTGGAAAGTACAAGTCAAGGATGTGCTGATACAATCAAGATTACACAAGGCACTGAAAGAAAACACTTCCAACATGGAGGCCGACAAGTGGGAGGAACTAGATTTGAGGGCTGCAAGTGCAATTCGTCTGTGTTTTCAAAAGAATGTTCTTGCAAATGTGCAAAATTTGTCATCAGCCAAGGACCTCTGGGAGAAGCTTGAAGGGTTATATCAGGCAAAGGGCATCTCAAATCGATTGTTGCTGAAAGAGCAATTCCACAATCTACGCATGGATGAAGGTACGAAAATATCTGATCATCTGAGTACTTTGAATAATATTATCTCCGAGTTGGAATCTATCAAAgtagagattgatgatgaagataaagcgtTAAGGCTCATTTTGTCCCTTCCATCTCCCTATGTTCATCTGAAACCTGTTTTGATGTATGGGAAGGAAAGTTTGAGTTTAGAAAAAGTTGCAACTAAAATTATTTCGGAAGAAAAGgagaatgaaaaatgatgaaagCACTTCAACAAGCTCAATATTGCTAACTGGAGGTGGGGCTAATGGGAAGAAGATCCTTGCAAAGAATCTGGCGTGCTGGAAGTGTGGAAAGTCTGGGCATGTGAAGAGAAATTGTCCAGGTGGAGCAGTATCTGAAAAAGACTCTGAGGTAAGTGCTAGCAATGTCTCCCTTATTCTGGGAGATGATGGTGATCTCATATAGAAGATAAAGTTTGTCCTTATGGTATTTCCGCTATACCATGGAAAATGACAAGTTATTGCTAGCGGATTCAGAAACAACACACGGGCAttgatgcaaggtgtgtggtgaaAGGTGTCGATGGCTGAAGAACTTCCTGGAAGCCAACATGGGAGTTGCACCATAAaatttcagcaaggtttcgacatgtggaaattcttggaatggtttagttccaagtgaagaaaattcttgggatggttTGTTTCCAAGTAAAGTGTActcttttatggtggagtatgattgTCGGTTTAGACAATGTAAGCGGAAGATGTGTAACTcttacaatcaaggtggagatttttggggttgattgtcaagtcccacattgcccaagtttctaaaataaagaaggaggttaaaaattagctattggagaagtctcacatcgcttagtgtggtgaaacaagggggagaccaaggctatatattggacctaggttctttgtttttagatgcacCAGTCCGTAGtactttaagcttatatctgacttagtttaatatttattttgtgagagtgtggttgtactggggcattggggtgagagtgagagaagtctatgtgttgtaacaattttcacatagtgatatttctctggttgtcggtttagacaacgatcgtggttttttctccggttctggagtttccacgtaattttcttgtgttgtgtttgtgttttattttttcttcagctgtgttgtttcccaacagaggattgttggggttgattgtcaagtcccacattgccgaagtttctaaaataaagaaggaggttaaaaattagctattggagaagtctcacatcgctTAGTGTGGTGAAGCAAGAGGAagaccaaggctatatattgaacctaggttctttgtttttagatgctAACAAACACATGGTAGCTTTTAGATGATTTACATATCATGATTTGGACAGCTTTTTTAATCTTTTCCCTCAAGTTATTATGATTCAGAAATCAGAACTCATACCTCAAACACAACATTATAAGAAAAACACTAATTACGGCTATAAGTTCTCGATAATCATTAAAAATGTCAATAATGCTAATTTACTGATGGAAAACCTACGGACCATAATTCATTATTACCGGTGGAAAAACAACGGACTAAAATCCGTCAAGAATATGGGCTCTTTGGAAATAGTTACAAACGGCCAAAAGCCACTAGTAATTATTGAAAAATATAGGTAGTGCAAATTTACCAATGGAAAACCTACGGCCCAAAATCCGTTAGTTACTAATGGAAAATCGACTATGGTAAATTTGCACTAGTAACTAACGGATTTTGGGCCGTAGGTTTTCCATTGGTAAATTTGCACTAGTAACTAACGGATTTTCCACGTAATTTTCTTGTattgtgattgtgttttatttttcttcagctcTGTTTTCCAACAATATATAATTTTGATAAACCCCTGCGCAGATCCAAAGAAAAATGATGCAGATTTGTATGTTTCTCTCTTTAGTAGTATCACTCATTCACTCTTTTCATGGTTTGACATTATTTGTGGGTTGTGAAATTTAAGCCATCGGCAATAGTAAAAGGAATGGCTAATGTAAACAAAAGGTGATACCTCAAGGCTCCATGTGAAAGCTCAATGTCAATGCTATTAAAAACTTGTTTTCCCTATGCAGAATGACACCTTTCTTTGCTAGCAAGGAAGAAATTAATTACTATGAAACTTACTCCTAATATACGCTTGCTCAAAACCTTTAAAAAGTCAAAGCAAGAGTGATCAGAACCTAGCAAAGGGGAAGGATTCAACTACAAAAAGGAAACAGATAATTACACTGACCTCTCCTTGGAATTGGCATAGTTACTCTCAGACATTTTATTTGTTTAGGAAATCACAAGTCCACAATTATATCCATTGCTTTGTCATAACTCGTAGTTGTGTACTCCAAATAGTTCCCAGGAATTGAAGCAACCGATCTCATCAACATCAATAGCAATTCCCGTGATCACAGATTAATATCATCTTCAACGGCTCAATTAGAatatttgaatttgattgaTGTTGAAGTTCCACAAGTGACACTACAATAATGTATGTGTTTCAGACAAAGTGATGAGGCATTAAGAAAAAAACTAGAATAAAAAATCAATCATAAATTAATTCAAACAGTTTATTTTATGCAGGTATGGTAATGGTATGGAAACACTTTCCcgaaattattgaaactgaaaaGATTCTCACGTTTATTACAATGTTAAAAGAGATTTTCGGTATCAATTAGTCTCCATGATGAAATTACTTCTAACTTTATTATCATTTCATTCCCATCAAATAAGTTGAGAATCTtatatgaaatatttttttaaatctttCACTACATTTTATatcacatttttcattttttaaattacataaaatttaatAACGTTcccaaaaatattaaaaattcacTTTGATTTTTTaccgtaatttttttttgtcaatgaccGTGAGGCTTCAAGAATAGTAATTGCGGACAAATGATTTTTCATGGTTAAGGCCCAAGCCCACCCACTGATAAAGCGGGTTGGGCCTAACTACAACACAATTCTACCAAGAAAAAAACTAGTTTTAAGGTGAAATATAATAAAGGCTAGTtagtgacaaaaaaaaaaggctagtttattttcgcttaaaaatatgtgattttagagttaaataaaaaaggctaattgatttttttaaaaacagaaattAACATATGTTTGCTTACAAATATGAAAAAATGCTTTTAACTTTAAAAAGTTAGTAGAAATATTTTATACCAAAAGCTAATGAACATATGAGTTAAGAAGAGAGATGTCAAATGATTAACTTTGGAGGGATGTAGTTAATCTTTTTAATGtatcaaaaaatatttaaattaattttctatGATAATAATACTGAAAATTTGGTCTAAATGGTGTGAAACTAATGCATGTGTCTACACCACACTTCCCCTGCTGGCATCCCTAATTGCCACAAAGGAAACGTGACATGAGATTGGTGTAAATATGGCACGTCAAACTCAATCAATTTGGCTACAAGGCAAGGTCCAAAACACGTGTAACACATGTACAAGACTtttctttgaattttttaaaataatttgtaTAAAACAATACTATAAAAGAACCATTTATTCTCGTGCCATGAAAATAATAGTTACATACATACTTTAACATTCTCTTTCGTAGTAGAATTGAATTAACATTTAATTtgcatacaatttttttttatacaaaaatCAATTTAGTTTAAGTAGACATATAGTAAAAAATACATCACATTAATACACTCTCATGGTTAGAATTTCGAGCATAAAATCTGACAAATCTAACTTTATTTCAAAAGCTAATTCAAAGTGTGATGATTGTTTTATCATATAACATAGACTTATTATAGTCATATCAATAGGAgactttaaaaaataaattgtttaGAAGTTAAAATTAACTATGATTCTAATTTggatacaaaataaaaattaaaatatttcccTGGCTATgattattactccctccggtcctatttataagcatgaaagagaagaaaaatcttggtcctttttataagaaccaaatgaaagtttgagctatattaattaattttttccaatgatgcccttattaattctaacttgtaaaatgtgtctcattaattattctctctcttttccactttccaacactaataacaaagggtaattttggaagttcattttaatttaagacaaatttaatgcattttatctagtttaactacatttcttaaattatgtgaatttttttttgttgcttataaataggaccggagggagtataactACTATACTTTTCATTTAGCAACCATGTTATTTTCATAATGTATTagatttaaatatatttagaaTACATATTATAGATTTCTATGATTAATTGTAGGTATGACTTTTTTTAGAAGCCGCGAGGGATATCCTTGTTGAAACTCGAGACATAGTTGGCAAATTAACACAACAAGATTACAAGTGTATACTTAAATAATGAAATCGGCTAATCTAACATATTAAAATACTAGGCAACTACCACAAAAAACCATAGCTCACGTAAGCTAAAACCTATAAAAGCATGGTCGGTTGATCCAATCCTTGTATTTTACTCCAAGCTCCTACAATTATCGAAGAAACATATTAAAAGAAGATATTTTAACATATCTTTCACAACTAGTTCAATGGATTTAAACCATTTTGTAAAATTcatataattatataaatttcTTGTAAAAAATATGTCTAAATTCcattaaaatgtaaaaataaataCTACATActtcattaaaattaaaatgctCATTACTTAATGAATGTCGATCGCAGTAGTTAAAAGTGACTGTTTGAGACTCTGTAAGACTTTGAGCTTCTGAATCGTGAGTTCGAGTCTTCCACACTAAAAATACATGTGATTACAAAAATTAATTCATCAACCctctatttttaattttgtcaATACAAAAcgtttttttcatttattttcattttttcacatTCACACACTTAGTGACGTTAAGACAAAGGGTTCATTTTGTGTACACAAGAAATTTTTTGTGTAAGGTTGCACTACCCTAAATTTACCTGTTATGGTAAGTCACTCTCCAGGTCaatctttttttaattaagaattTAATCCTAATTTAACTCcactgttcaaaaaaaaaaaccaccaccaccacaagatTCACCACCAGATTATCTCATCCTTTTTCAACAATCACACCACCACCAACCGATTGAAGAAAACCCAAAACAGAATCCAACAAAACCCAAACTGAGCCACCTTTTCCcccaatcttcttcttctccaacgaaaaacccaaaacccaccaCATGAAAAATCCCACAATTGAAGAAAACCCcacaatcttcttcttctcactcaATCAACTCCTTCCTTCATCACTGGAAAATTAACCAGGTCTGAACAAATCGTCGATCACAATGGAGGAGCAGCATCAGAGAAGATGAAgcaagaagaggaagaacctATATCTGTTTGCGGTTTTGATCTCCTCCATGATCTGCTTGACCATCGCCAACATCACCTCCCTTCCCCGCCGCTACTTTGTCGCCACCACCTTCTTGTTGTTAATTGCAAAACCATAACAGGGTGAGGTTGAGTTAAGAGGTTTAGATCTGGTGAGAGGAAAGAAGAATAGGGTGAGGTTGAGTGTAGTTGGTTTAGATCCGGTAGTGGGAAGAAGAATAGGATGAGGTTGAGAAgggagtggtggtggtgatgagcGGGAGTAGAGGAGGAGGGATTGGGGAAGGAGGAGGAGTAGATGAGTTTATGGGTGGTGTTGCTGGGTGGAAGTTTTTGGTGATGATGTTGGTGGGTTATAGGGGAAGAGAAGGAAGAGAGGGCGGGGATTGGTGTGGGAGGGAGGAGACAAtcaggtggtggcggcgatgtaGTCGGTTTCGGTGGCGGCGTCAACGGTGGCGGTGTCGGCGGTGGATGGGGTGGAAGATGATGGGAGGAAGGTGGTGGAGAGAAGGAGAGATTAAACAACATAAAtgtttaaattaaaaacatagaaatttaaaagaaaaatattaaaaatataaatgacCTGGAAACCTACAACAGAAGATAAAAATGACATTTGTGCAATCTTATACAAAAATTTTCTTGTGTACACTAAATGAACCCTAAGACAAATTcccttaaaagaaaaagaaaaacgttaAGACAAGTCTCTCCACTcctcagtttcaaaaaaaaaaaaaagtctctcCACTCCACAAGTTTCTATATCTTACCCATAACTCTTTATTTCTCTCTGCATCAACCTCAAGCTAGCACCGTCCATGGCGTCTGGACCATCCGGCCTCAGCAACTGCAGTTCCAAGGGATTTGATTTTCGCTCCGATGATGTTCTCTGTTCATACGAGGATTTTACCGAGCAGGATTCTTCTAATGGCAATAACATCGATCCCAGTAAGGTAATATACCCATGAGTGTTCTCGTCACTTTTCGGGAGTTGACTTCATATTTTTACCCTTTTAGAGCAATTTCCGAATCTGGGTCTTGTTCTCTGGATGAAGAAGTTGATAGGGTTTAGGAAAGTTTTCATTTTTAGCTATATATTTACATGtgaattttatgattttgtttGATACATATTGGACCCTTTTCAATGTTGATTGGTCAATCTTTGATCACTAACAGAACTGGAAATTGCAACCTGTTCTTGGCTTATTTGGTTTGGATGATGATAATATGTCAATAAAACTTCATTATATATGGAAAATTATTGGACAAGATCAGGGTAACAAAATATTCAAGTTTATGATGGGGAGACTTATTTTAATGTGCTTAAAGTAGACGCACTTCTTTGGCAAGGATTGACAAGTATTTATTGTTTTCCATGAGAAAGTGAtatagtttagtagtgtttaaGTGATTATTTTGGCCAATTTGGGGTTCTATACACTTAGAACTGTTACACTACACCTGCTTTATTCTGAATTTTGCTACTATTCTTGCTCAAGATTTCTTAGGTGGGTGTGTGTATGTACTTGTAATGATCATGGATCATGTTTACTTTATATGCCTATAAAAGTGATTCTGAATCATAAATCAATATGATCTATCTTTTTGGCAGGATTTTCACATATCAAGGATGACAAAAGCAGCAGCATTGCCTGCTACTGCCTATggctcacctgaaggttctttAGGCCAAGATGTGATTGCAACAGTTGAGAAGAGTATAAAAACATATTCTGACAACCTTATGAGGTTTCTTGAGGGAATTGGTTCAAGGCTATCACAGTTGGAATTATATTGTTATAATCTTGACAAATCAATTGGGGAAATGCGATCTGATTTGAACAGTGACCATGAGGAGGCAGATTCAAAACTCAAATCTATTGAGAAACACGTTCAGGAAGTAAGTTTTATCTTCGATTGATTTAATCTGCAGTGTCTCTAAGCTAccttcaatttcttcttttttgataTGCCTGATTTTAGCTTAAAGTAAGAAATCTTATCTCTAGTGCTTGAATAGCTGGAACAACACGTTCTCAACTTCTATGATAGAAGTTAATTGTACTCCAGTAGACAAATACCTGTGcttgcttcttcttttttctattttttttagtacAGGAAGCTTTTTTTCCACTCAATTGGACAATATCCTCTCTGTATCTGTAAATCAAACCATAATCTTATCTTGATTTGTAAATCTATCCAATATTAGTATACTATGTACTTCAAGGTTGTCAATTAAActgattttaatttaatgtttgcCAAATTTATAATCCTTATTACTAGATTAACCTGTTTTTCCTCCCTGGATGTTTCAGTTTCTATATGCATGCTGCATGGAACTTTTCAGCTTTTAGCTCGCTGCATGCTCTCTGAGAGGACATCATTTTGCCATGTATTTACTTTTCTTGTGTATCTTGTGTAGGTACATAGGTCTGTACAAATTTTAAAAGACAAGCAAGAGCTAGCTGACGCTCAGAAAGAATTAGCCAAGCTTCAACTTGTACAGAAAGAATCCTCTCCAAGCCGTCGACAGTCCTATGAGGGGAGATCTTCACCTTCTGCCACGGATCAGAAAAGAACTGATAATGCATCTGACACGAACAACCAGCAGTTAGCTCTTGCACTCCCTCATCAAGTTGCCTTCCAGCACCAACCAGTGACAGCCCCCTCTCAAGCTCCAGCCTCAAATGTGACCCAAGCCACGCAACAAC
This portion of the Lotus japonicus ecotype B-129 chromosome 3, LjGifu_v1.2 genome encodes:
- the LOC130746795 gene encoding non-specific lipid-transfer protein 13-like; the protein is MQLKPLTQSQFSTPLVLVLINQIQNTQQKINLSPPRTMTMSRSIVGGIILVVLSLMSRVFVAEATEVLLPADAASTVCERIFEYFTNCLQFLIGDSSYGRHMRRCCQHVDKLNILAKHRIGPGTVCWCIQVMVKGTTPALQSSKIRDLPHVCNTTLSFPISDSMDCSKVHRNQIYYDDDDVQNGIANGH